One genomic window of Evansella cellulosilytica DSM 2522 includes the following:
- a CDS encoding glycosyl hydrolase: MGKTMKQLKRLTAMMLVFILLIGTSFTNVNIAYGESSNFEYRTTLEGTSFVGPQDEIFKTANIEGAVPTNKWWSSAIWNEHSSAMYPHPYSVRAYESGLGVSYPDVDVVNHDNYPDVDTLMIDARYDEADLVIGGEGLTSNEALVDGYGDWTIDLLFENDDQSQSMTTTTGLGVPYIYVNYENTVPTIDLNGDGTVWSGDDGQDHVLGLTINDRHYGIFAPTGTTWSGIGDSTLVADLPEGSDYLSVALLPDNAQSTLDLFSEHAYTFVTNTVADFTYDENTSKVTTTFHVETDVKEGSSTETIFALYPHQWNNTNDTYSDELKYHSPRGTMKTLIGESFTTEMTYNGIMPHLPNSNVDEELLQDLFNDVMNSQNAEFRAGPEEPFGTYWYGKNFGRISQLLPIARSLGDDDAAEALIAEMNDVFDLWFDPSGDNFFYYNDNWGTLIGYPNGHGAGEWLNDHHFHFGYWVYGAAMMALDDSSWLDNEPRAEMVELMLQDYANWDREDDKFPYLRNFEPYAGHAWASGNATDLGDIQPGNNQESSSESINAWAAMIMWGEATGNQEILETGIYLYTTEVEAINQYYFDIEGENLPEEYPYGYVPMLFSSGAEYRTWWTTGKEETHGINMLPITAASFYLGQSPEYVRANYDMMIDQKGGGQETTWRDIIWMYQALADPDVAMDKFMTQIDTYGAEFGHSKPHTYQWISNLTEWGHVDTTVTADTPFYSVFDNEGVKTYLAYNGSGEEKTVTFTDHGGNPTVELTVPAGSTATTVRNTNLEDVDLPDLVVKDITWQPSNPHPGDNVTFQLVVQNQGYAEAKNDDDSVGMVISVEGYEGGPEDNPELIGWGGVSDPIPPGETVTMTLRGDWESPATSWQAELGTHNVIGHVDNQDDIDEVNTDNNVIEKEIVVTEAPATNELYVRDLGSLPVQSLSISQGSGTESAELPTNGDPLTYVVRDISGEHIPGDDSAYSIYVDAGTDEGMTVQADISFDFEGDGEWDKVVSSNITALDASEGWEAIDFSSADVEGSFTDLVNGKIQVEVSVVDGDGTVDLKVNAQDSPSKLQLPYETLVVDRKADLTINEVWLDPENPETGENIRFNASVTNLGERVAADGNGAVGIEFVVYKDGSQVDATWGWITYQIDPGETEVLANLGGQGPALSLDAPGEYTVVAHVDNQNQISEYNIDNNQFEYTFVVEGDADDSDTPSDPDTPSDPGQDKEWEEVGENLLSNGSFENGLENWATHNQGDHEGGAGLASFIVENDQLEIEVEQVGWDWWHIQLFQEDVEVPSGTYKIEFDMSSEEERPVYVELTGSGTGIQEFEVDASMTTYETVVQVDDEGSYNLLFGLGRNSGDPEPETPYTITLDNVRLVEVQEVEGTDPVEPAPEVDVESGVSTPVFANQVVKLQDTNASIKMPENLPEGTTISIELDDRSTEGLVKAGDVVKVNLELPEGFDEALEYELTLSYDDQYESVAIYYYNETNEEWEYVGGDMNQDTNTITVSVDHFSTYGVFEITEEQEKIHELEEIIADLQDRISELEDSSDIVELELRVAELEGQLVALQAQYSDLEDFVAELEQRISDLRSELEELKEDISESTESGDNGTVSDEDGTEEDTESEESSKEEGSKDGDELPDTATNAYNYLMVGMLLLLIGGVTFFIRRKQLG; this comes from the coding sequence ATGGGGAAAACTATGAAACAATTGAAAAGGCTTACAGCAATGATGCTAGTTTTTATCCTATTGATAGGTACATCTTTTACTAATGTAAACATTGCTTACGGTGAGTCAAGTAATTTTGAATATCGGACGACATTAGAAGGAACAAGCTTTGTTGGTCCACAGGATGAAATTTTTAAAACAGCAAACATAGAAGGTGCTGTTCCAACGAACAAATGGTGGAGCTCTGCTATTTGGAATGAACATTCTAGTGCAATGTATCCACATCCATACTCTGTTCGCGCTTATGAAAGCGGTTTGGGAGTATCTTACCCAGACGTTGATGTCGTTAATCATGATAATTATCCTGATGTAGACACATTAATGATCGATGCTCGCTATGACGAAGCTGACTTAGTCATTGGTGGTGAAGGTTTAACATCCAATGAAGCTTTAGTAGATGGGTACGGTGATTGGACAATTGATCTTCTTTTTGAGAATGACGACCAATCCCAATCAATGACAACTACTACAGGATTAGGTGTTCCTTATATTTATGTAAACTATGAAAATACTGTTCCAACGATAGATTTAAATGGTGATGGCACTGTCTGGAGCGGTGACGATGGACAAGACCACGTGCTTGGTTTGACAATCAATGATCGTCACTATGGAATTTTTGCACCGACAGGCACAACTTGGAGTGGAATCGGTGATTCTACATTAGTTGCTGATTTACCTGAAGGAAGCGACTACTTATCCGTTGCTTTACTACCAGATAATGCACAATCAACGTTAGATTTATTTTCAGAACATGCTTATACATTTGTTACAAATACGGTAGCAGATTTCACGTATGATGAAAATACAAGTAAGGTCACAACTACATTCCATGTTGAAACTGATGTGAAGGAAGGAAGTAGCACTGAAACAATCTTTGCTCTTTATCCACATCAATGGAACAACACGAATGACACTTATTCAGATGAACTAAAATATCATTCTCCACGCGGTACAATGAAAACGCTTATAGGCGAGAGCTTCACAACGGAAATGACATATAACGGTATTATGCCGCATTTGCCAAATTCGAATGTTGATGAAGAATTACTTCAAGATTTATTTAACGATGTAATGAATAGTCAAAATGCCGAATTTAGAGCTGGACCAGAAGAGCCTTTTGGAACTTACTGGTACGGGAAAAACTTCGGAAGAATTTCACAATTATTACCTATTGCTCGTTCTTTAGGTGATGACGATGCTGCAGAAGCACTTATTGCAGAAATGAATGATGTGTTTGATCTTTGGTTTGATCCAAGCGGAGACAACTTTTTCTACTATAATGATAACTGGGGAACTTTAATCGGTTATCCAAACGGACATGGTGCCGGTGAGTGGTTAAATGACCATCACTTCCACTTTGGTTATTGGGTATATGGAGCAGCTATGATGGCACTCGATGATAGTAGCTGGTTAGATAACGAACCGAGAGCTGAAATGGTTGAATTAATGCTTCAAGATTATGCAAACTGGGATCGTGAAGACGATAAATTCCCATATTTAAGAAACTTTGAACCATATGCGGGACATGCTTGGGCATCTGGTAATGCAACTGATTTAGGTGATATTCAGCCAGGTAATAACCAAGAATCTTCCTCTGAGTCTATTAACGCATGGGCTGCGATGATTATGTGGGGAGAAGCGACTGGGAATCAAGAGATTTTAGAAACAGGTATCTATTTATATACGACAGAAGTAGAAGCGATTAATCAATATTACTTTGATATTGAAGGTGAAAACCTACCAGAAGAGTATCCGTATGGATATGTTCCGATGCTATTCTCATCTGGAGCAGAATATAGAACGTGGTGGACTACTGGAAAAGAAGAAACGCACGGTATTAATATGTTACCAATTACTGCGGCATCTTTCTATTTAGGTCAAAGTCCAGAATATGTTCGCGCCAACTACGACATGATGATTGATCAAAAAGGTGGGGGACAAGAGACAACTTGGCGAGATATCATTTGGATGTACCAAGCATTAGCCGATCCAGATGTTGCGATGGATAAGTTTATGACTCAAATTGATACGTATGGCGCTGAGTTTGGTCATAGTAAGCCACACACGTATCAATGGATTTCTAACTTAACAGAGTGGGGCCATGTTGACACAACAGTAACAGCTGATACTCCTTTCTATTCTGTTTTTGATAATGAAGGTGTGAAAACATACCTTGCATATAATGGAAGCGGAGAAGAAAAGACAGTTACGTTCACTGATCATGGTGGAAATCCTACAGTTGAATTAACTGTACCAGCGGGTTCTACAGCTACTACGGTTAGAAATACAAATTTAGAAGATGTTGATTTACCAGATCTTGTAGTGAAGGATATTACTTGGCAACCGAGCAACCCTCATCCTGGTGATAACGTTACTTTCCAATTAGTCGTTCAAAACCAAGGATATGCTGAAGCGAAAAATGACGATGATTCTGTTGGAATGGTTATTAGTGTTGAAGGCTATGAAGGTGGCCCTGAAGATAATCCAGAATTAATTGGCTGGGGCGGAGTAAGTGATCCAATACCACCTGGTGAGACAGTAACGATGACGTTACGTGGTGACTGGGAATCTCCAGCGACGAGCTGGCAAGCAGAGCTTGGTACACACAATGTAATCGGTCATGTTGATAACCAAGATGATATTGATGAAGTAAATACAGATAACAATGTTATTGAGAAAGAAATTGTTGTAACAGAGGCACCGGCAACAAATGAACTGTATGTGAGAGACTTAGGTTCACTACCAGTTCAATCACTTTCAATTTCACAAGGTAGTGGTACTGAAAGTGCTGAATTACCAACTAATGGAGACCCACTAACATATGTCGTTAGAGATATTTCAGGTGAGCATATTCCTGGAGATGATAGTGCGTACTCGATTTATGTAGATGCAGGTACAGATGAAGGAATGACTGTTCAAGCTGACATCTCATTTGATTTCGAAGGCGATGGTGAGTGGGATAAAGTAGTATCGTCTAATATCACAGCTTTAGATGCCTCAGAAGGCTGGGAAGCGATTGACTTTAGTTCTGCTGACGTAGAAGGATCATTTACGGACCTTGTTAATGGAAAAATTCAAGTGGAAGTAAGCGTAGTAGATGGAGATGGAACGGTTGACTTAAAAGTGAATGCGCAAGATTCTCCATCAAAGCTACAGCTACCTTATGAAACGTTAGTAGTTGATAGAAAAGCGGACCTTACAATTAATGAAGTTTGGTTAGACCCTGAAAATCCTGAAACAGGTGAAAACATTCGTTTTAACGCTTCTGTAACGAACTTAGGTGAGCGCGTAGCAGCAGATGGGAACGGTGCTGTAGGTATCGAATTTGTTGTTTATAAGGATGGCTCCCAAGTAGATGCAACATGGGGTTGGATTACTTACCAAATTGATCCAGGTGAAACAGAAGTATTAGCAAATCTTGGTGGTCAAGGACCAGCACTAAGTCTTGATGCACCAGGTGAGTATACGGTAGTAGCACATGTAGATAATCAAAATCAAATTAGTGAGTATAACATTGACAATAATCAGTTTGAGTATACCTTTGTAGTTGAAGGAGACGCAGATGATAGTGATACTCCGTCTGATCCAGATACACCATCTGATCCAGGTCAAGATAAAGAATGGGAAGAGGTTGGAGAAAACCTTCTTTCTAATGGTTCATTCGAAAATGGATTAGAGAATTGGGCTACTCATAATCAAGGAGACCATGAAGGTGGTGCTGGTCTAGCATCCTTCATAGTAGAAAACGATCAGCTTGAAATTGAAGTAGAACAAGTTGGTTGGGACTGGTGGCACATTCAACTTTTCCAAGAGGATGTTGAAGTACCAAGTGGAACGTATAAAATTGAATTTGACATGAGCTCTGAAGAAGAGAGACCAGTGTATGTTGAACTAACAGGCTCTGGAACAGGAATACAAGAGTTTGAAGTAGATGCTTCGATGACAACGTATGAAACGGTTGTACAAGTTGATGATGAGGGTAGCTACAACCTGTTGTTTGGCTTAGGAAGAAACTCTGGCGATCCAGAACCAGAAACTCCTTATACTATTACTTTAGATAATGTAAGGCTAGTAGAAGTACAAGAAGTTGAAGGAACTGACCCAGTGGAGCCAGCTCCAGAAGTTGATGTAGAAAGTGGCGTATCTACTCCAGTTTTCGCTAATCAAGTAGTTAAGTTACAAGATACTAACGCATCCATTAAAATGCCTGAGAACTTACCAGAAGGTACAACGATTTCTATTGAGCTAGATGATAGATCTACTGAAGGACTAGTAAAAGCTGGTGATGTGGTTAAGGTAAACCTTGAATTACCAGAAGGCTTTGATGAAGCGCTAGAATATGAGTTAACGTTATCTTATGATGACCAATACGAAAGTGTTGCAATCTACTACTATAACGAAACGAATGAAGAGTGGGAGTATGTTGGTGGTGACATGAACCAAGATACAAATACAATCACTGTATCTGTAGACCACTTCTCAACTTATGGTGTTTTTGAAATTACCGAAGAGCAAGAAAAGATTCATGAGTTAGAAGAGATTATTGCAGACCTACAAGATAGAATTTCAGAGTTAGAAGATAGCTCAGATATTGTTGAACTAGAACTAAGAGTAGCAGAATTGGAAGGTCAATTAGTTGCTCTTCAAGCGCAATATAGTGACCTAGAAGATTTCGTTGCTGAGCTAGAGCAACGTATAAGTGACTTAAGAAGTGAACTAGAAGAACTAAAAGAGGATATCTCCGAGTCAACAGAATCAGGAGATAATGGAACTGTATCTGATGAAGATGGTACAGAGGAAGACACAGAGTCAGAGGAGTCGTCTAAAGAAGAAGGTTCTAAAGATGGCGATGAGCTTCCTGACACTGCAACAAACGCATATAACTATTTAATGGTAGGTATGTTATTACTATTAATCGGTGGCGTTACATTCTTCATAAGAAGAAAGCAGTTAGGATAA
- a CDS encoding SEC-C domain-containing protein: MSKRNQKCPCGSGKKYKHCCNVIDIHRQKEENFYEQKDVLVRMMTDFVWGKWSPRDHERMQSIFQIKTGNKLSDDEQPMLFHFFSLFMHRYENGLRGVEWFWKDRGVRLDKNLRAIAKNWPKLNFHLVQCIEKSGDIVLFQDVITNKTYPVANIEKNVPKNLTLLDGTIGLLELHNNKYYFNGVRVIQGPHEVAEAKRKIGSLMKETGLSYEEVLMEYPLEVLMVMLNYQHWNFKRKDIPLLEELGLEHLPAYAEDFFLFYKEKTAGKKANTIRKYRESLYELNEVLKRNHFLHLDDVQPDEWARLLSKDYFELFETMTKTQITDLISVLNAFVKWHKSNNKSKLWNGLSEFLNNEEVQFLHAVQFQNSFFPNRGSYKMNEFVKMLKGDITPDSEKEEGVFEIIKRNKQSFRVTKWSNKSNKGAEYTISGADVNIDYVEEGLIFSGKIAKGRINMWELIELESVYPRTAKRFLTIKDTVRSR; the protein is encoded by the coding sequence ATGAGTAAGCGAAATCAGAAATGTCCTTGTGGAAGTGGTAAAAAGTATAAGCATTGCTGCAATGTGATAGATATACATAGGCAAAAAGAAGAAAATTTTTATGAGCAGAAGGATGTCCTAGTAAGAATGATGACAGATTTTGTTTGGGGTAAGTGGAGTCCACGTGATCACGAACGGATGCAATCCATTTTTCAAATAAAAACTGGAAATAAACTTAGTGATGATGAACAACCAATGCTGTTTCATTTCTTTAGCTTATTTATGCATCGCTATGAAAATGGCCTTCGAGGGGTAGAGTGGTTTTGGAAAGACCGCGGAGTGCGCTTAGATAAAAATTTAAGAGCAATTGCGAAAAATTGGCCGAAATTAAATTTTCACCTCGTGCAATGTATTGAAAAGTCCGGTGATATCGTACTATTTCAAGATGTTATAACGAATAAAACATATCCTGTTGCGAATATAGAAAAAAATGTACCAAAAAATTTGACTTTATTAGATGGAACAATAGGCTTGCTAGAATTACATAATAACAAATACTACTTTAATGGAGTGCGAGTAATTCAGGGGCCGCATGAAGTTGCAGAAGCGAAGCGAAAAATAGGGTCGCTCATGAAGGAAACGGGACTAAGCTATGAGGAGGTATTAATGGAATATCCGCTCGAAGTATTAATGGTAATGTTAAATTATCAACATTGGAACTTCAAAAGAAAGGATATTCCACTTTTAGAAGAGCTTGGTTTAGAGCACCTACCAGCATACGCAGAAGACTTTTTTCTATTTTACAAAGAGAAAACAGCTGGGAAAAAGGCGAATACAATTAGGAAATACCGCGAGAGCTTGTATGAATTAAATGAAGTTTTAAAGAGAAATCATTTTCTTCATTTAGATGATGTACAGCCTGATGAGTGGGCGAGGCTACTTTCAAAGGACTATTTTGAATTGTTTGAGACAATGACAAAAACACAAATAACAGATTTAATTAGTGTGTTGAATGCATTCGTAAAGTGGCACAAAAGTAATAACAAGTCGAAGTTATGGAACGGTCTAAGTGAATTTCTGAATAACGAGGAAGTCCAATTCCTCCATGCTGTACAATTCCAAAATTCATTTTTCCCTAACCGAGGCTCTTATAAGATGAATGAGTTTGTAAAAATGCTAAAAGGTGATATAACGCCTGATAGTGAGAAGGAAGAAGGGGTATTTGAGATTATAAAGCGGAATAAACAAAGTTTTCGTGTAACAAAATGGAGTAATAAGAGCAATAAAGGAGCAGAATACACCATTTCTGGAGCGGATGTTAACATCGATTATGTAGAAGAAGGACTCATTTTTTCTGGGAAAATAGCTAAAGGGCGTATCAACATGTGGGAATTAATCGAATTAGAAAGCGTTTATCCACGAACTGCGAAGAGATTCCTTACAATCAAGGATACAGTTCGGAGCAGGTAA
- a CDS encoding UPF0158 family protein → MTKKLNLRELVEHMDFQIEEFSNYVNIQTGEVVSISNDILLKVEDDEIDLDNHPEWEHEMIHEAIDLLENDGDYIEVPSKYEINEYGIMEDFAFNVKPDKVSDKLSRAIQGRGAFRRFKDTIDELGVTEEWYKYKRERLKEMAIKWCQRNGIEYREE, encoded by the coding sequence ATGACGAAGAAGTTAAACCTTCGAGAACTTGTAGAGCATATGGATTTTCAAATAGAAGAATTCTCTAATTATGTCAATATACAAACGGGAGAAGTCGTTTCGATTTCAAATGATATTTTACTTAAAGTTGAAGATGATGAAATTGATTTGGACAATCATCCAGAGTGGGAACATGAAATGATACATGAAGCTATCGATTTACTTGAAAATGATGGGGATTACATAGAGGTTCCTTCAAAGTATGAAATTAATGAATATGGTATTATGGAGGATTTTGCATTCAATGTGAAACCTGATAAAGTAAGTGATAAATTGTCTCGTGCCATCCAAGGGAGGGGAGCCTTTAGAAGGTTTAAAGATACAATTGATGAACTCGGAGTGACAGAGGAATGGTACAAATATAAGCGTGAACGTTTGAAAGAAATGGCAATAAAGTGGTGCCAACGGAATGGGATTGAATATAGAGAAGAATAA
- a CDS encoding DUF421 domain-containing protein, whose protein sequence is MTFLDIFIRTTVAFLVLYILCRLLNKKLIAQMTFFDFVAGITIGSITASAMLQPNTPLSISMVGLVLFCIYTFITSVIAIKSLRGRKILEDEPTFLIDKGKVLENGLKKSRMTMDSLLTNLRKRGVFYVDQVETAILETDGTLSVLKKPQYLDAMKKDINQFQSSRGVPQAFIIDGKLLQSTLEILGKDREWVMNILKKNSVKKVEDVFFAQIDQQGNVYIDKREDGNVSSFD, encoded by the coding sequence ATGACTTTTTTAGATATTTTTATTCGGACAACCGTTGCCTTTCTTGTTTTGTACATATTGTGCCGACTTCTCAATAAAAAATTGATAGCGCAAATGACATTTTTTGATTTTGTCGCAGGGATAACGATTGGATCTATTACTGCAAGTGCTATGTTACAGCCGAATACACCTCTATCTATAAGTATGGTTGGATTAGTTTTGTTTTGTATTTATACGTTTATCACGAGCGTGATTGCTATTAAAAGTCTTCGTGGGAGAAAGATTTTAGAGGATGAACCAACGTTTCTAATAGATAAGGGAAAGGTTTTAGAGAATGGGTTGAAGAAAAGCCGGATGACGATGGATAGCTTACTAACAAATTTACGGAAAAGAGGAGTTTTTTACGTTGATCAAGTTGAAACAGCTATTCTAGAAACAGATGGTACGTTATCTGTATTGAAGAAGCCGCAATATTTAGATGCCATGAAAAAGGATATTAATCAATTTCAGTCTAGTCGAGGTGTGCCACAGGCCTTTATTATCGACGGTAAGCTTTTGCAAAGCACATTAGAAATACTGGGGAAGGATAGGGAATGGGTTATGAATATATTAAAGAAAAATAGTGTGAAAAAGGTAGAAGACGTGTTCTTTGCTCAAATAGACCAGCAGGGCAATGTGTACATTGATAAAAGAGAAGATGGGAATGTTTCTTCGTTTGATTAA
- a CDS encoding pyridoxamine 5'-phosphate oxidase family protein — protein MDIIRDTGRSFDLETFLLKPLVAHLSTVDIDVPKDSPVWFYWQDKKIWIIGTESDTFPKRIHQNPNCAIGIVDFNIETGLFLHAGFRGKATVKSFNKKIANQLISRYLGKDEERWDPRFKNLDDKNVLISFIPDTVVVRDQSYTLNEN, from the coding sequence ATGGATATTATAAGAGATACAGGAAGAAGTTTTGATTTGGAAACTTTTCTATTAAAGCCGTTAGTGGCGCATTTATCAACAGTAGATATTGATGTACCTAAAGATTCTCCCGTTTGGTTTTATTGGCAGGATAAAAAAATTTGGATAATTGGAACTGAGAGTGATACATTTCCGAAGAGAATACATCAGAATCCTAATTGCGCCATTGGTATTGTAGACTTTAACATAGAGACAGGATTGTTTTTACATGCAGGATTTAGAGGTAAAGCAACGGTTAAATCGTTTAACAAGAAGATTGCCAATCAATTGATATCTCGTTACTTAGGAAAAGACGAAGAACGGTGGGATCCTCGTTTTAAAAATTTGGATGATAAGAATGTGTTAATCTCATTTATCCCTGATACAGTAGTCGTCCGAGATCAATCCTATACATTGAATGAGAATTAG
- a CDS encoding efflux RND transporter periplasmic adaptor subunit — protein MKVNLKRLKVITVSMLASTALLLAGCNGDGEDATAQADSEESAAIFPVEIGMVEKGILSSESRISGNVMAEKHMPVLSMLTGEVTEVHISNGDIVEKGDILIELNATDMELNISQARAGLQAAEANYNSAKSMREQGIKQAELQLEQAEDAYDMLDDIINGDGIESEQDLDLDKIPEELQEVFTRILMSNNNMPTERDLSQAEMAVKQAEIALEQAQSNAQVEAAEASVKQAEISLEMAESQKTNAVITAPMSGEVTNFNTIVGETVSPQAPLMQLVKMDEPIVRIDVNESMLPNLEVDQEINIFIPSYNKTYEGVVKYISIMPGEQSRSYPVEIGIVNPDHDLRIGMHAQAVLNLEITEEQLLVPVRAVVDENGEKYVYVTSDGERVEQRLITIGNETSDLFEVVSGLQEGEFIVENGIHQLYDGANVNVRNGEEFGFSSN, from the coding sequence ATGAAAGTTAATTTAAAAAGGTTAAAGGTGATAACTGTAAGTATGTTAGCTAGTACAGCTTTATTATTAGCTGGCTGTAATGGTGATGGGGAAGACGCGACAGCGCAGGCTGATTCCGAGGAAAGTGCAGCTATTTTTCCAGTGGAAATTGGGATGGTAGAAAAGGGGATATTAAGCAGTGAATCTCGTATTTCCGGAAATGTGATGGCCGAAAAGCATATGCCTGTTTTGTCAATGTTAACAGGAGAGGTTACTGAAGTTCATATTAGTAACGGAGATATAGTTGAAAAAGGTGATATATTAATTGAATTAAATGCGACGGACATGGAGCTAAATATTTCGCAGGCACGTGCAGGCTTGCAAGCGGCAGAAGCAAATTATAACAGTGCAAAATCAATGAGAGAGCAAGGAATAAAACAAGCAGAGCTTCAGTTGGAGCAGGCGGAGGATGCATACGACATGCTAGATGACATCATTAATGGGGATGGCATCGAGTCCGAGCAGGATTTAGATTTGGATAAAATACCTGAGGAGCTTCAAGAAGTTTTTACTAGAATTTTGATGAGCAATAATAATATGCCAACAGAGCGAGATCTCTCTCAGGCAGAAATGGCTGTAAAACAAGCAGAAATAGCGCTAGAACAAGCACAATCTAATGCTCAAGTAGAAGCTGCAGAAGCTTCAGTTAAGCAAGCAGAAATTTCATTGGAAATGGCTGAATCTCAAAAAACAAATGCTGTTATTACGGCACCGATGTCAGGAGAAGTAACGAACTTCAACACGATTGTCGGGGAAACTGTTTCACCACAAGCGCCACTGATGCAGCTCGTGAAGATGGATGAGCCTATCGTAAGAATAGATGTCAATGAATCAATGCTACCAAACTTAGAAGTAGATCAAGAGATTAATATTTTTATACCTTCCTATAACAAAACTTACGAAGGCGTTGTGAAATATATTAGTATTATGCCAGGCGAACAATCTCGATCTTATCCTGTAGAAATTGGGATCGTAAATCCTGATCATGATCTTCGTATTGGTATGCATGCGCAAGCGGTCTTAAATCTGGAGATTACAGAAGAGCAGCTATTAGTACCAGTTCGTGCAGTAGTTGACGAAAACGGAGAGAAATATGTGTACGTCACTTCTGATGGTGAACGTGTGGAGCAAAGGCTGATCACAATTGGAAATGAAACCTCTGATTTATTTGAAGTAGTGAGCGGTCTTCAAGAAGGAGAATTCATTGTGGAGAATGGTATCCATCAACTATATGATGGAGCTAACGTCAACGTTCGTAACGGAGAAGAGTTCGGTTTTTCCAGTAATTAA